A stretch of Alkalicella caledoniensis DNA encodes these proteins:
- a CDS encoding Mur ligase family protein has translation MKLSVAQLIEITQGKLKNGNLQDTVDYIFYDVIKDHKPQGDFLYIPYINNYRKIDTSENIAIMKAQGAKGILVDGSLHKDIDTGRYRFSIEVKNLEEAVIALTKYMRNIKKLNVIAVTGSSGKTTSKELIASILKKQNITYKKTLRNINGYGGAAHTVFGSDTNSVCVLEVGVNGLKRLPSLAKAIAPNYLLVTNIYHTHFDKFPDLFEVAKNKLSLAKHMKPPSTKVLYGDCKHLKEYIDSDTITFGQNNVNDYFIKEITNSHAQGSTFVVSDHKSDYTIQTPLLGKHNIINCLGVFALCKEFGVEIGAIIEGIRNFSGIKDDFYSTISLENVEGYLFLDDSQHFNLPALKAGLDTFIDITDKQGGVVILSYDYKFDSVNFNTEELLLILAERKESIKKLILIDHGWEKFKDRIETLSIQADYVLSKGECAEHIMKTVAKGEYIYLKGDFNHHLRGIISILKGETNEHKGSN, from the coding sequence GTGAAATTAAGTGTTGCCCAACTTATTGAAATAACCCAAGGAAAATTGAAAAATGGAAACTTGCAAGATACTGTTGATTATATATTCTACGATGTTATAAAAGATCATAAGCCCCAGGGGGATTTTCTATATATACCCTATATAAACAATTATAGAAAAATAGATACCAGTGAAAACATAGCTATAATGAAGGCTCAGGGAGCAAAGGGAATATTAGTGGATGGCAGCTTACATAAGGATATTGACACTGGTCGTTACAGATTTTCCATAGAAGTGAAAAATTTAGAAGAAGCTGTCATTGCCCTTACAAAATACATGAGAAATATTAAGAAGCTAAATGTAATAGCTGTAACTGGAAGTTCAGGTAAAACAACGTCTAAAGAGCTTATTGCAAGTATATTAAAAAAGCAAAATATAACATATAAAAAAACATTGAGAAACATTAATGGATATGGTGGAGCTGCTCATACTGTATTTGGAAGTGACACAAATAGTGTCTGCGTTCTAGAGGTGGGAGTTAACGGACTAAAAAGGCTGCCTTCCCTAGCAAAAGCAATTGCCCCGAATTACTTACTAGTAACTAATATATATCATACTCATTTTGATAAGTTTCCAGACCTATTTGAGGTAGCTAAAAATAAATTGTCTTTGGCAAAACACATGAAACCACCCTCTACTAAAGTTTTATATGGTGATTGTAAGCACCTCAAGGAGTATATTGATTCAGACACAATAACCTTTGGGCAAAACAATGTGAATGACTACTTCATAAAAGAAATAACCAATTCCCACGCCCAGGGAAGTACTTTCGTTGTTAGTGATCATAAATCAGACTATACTATTCAAACACCCTTACTAGGAAAACACAATATAATCAATTGCCTTGGTGTATTTGCCCTATGTAAAGAGTTTGGAGTAGAGATAGGGGCTATAATTGAAGGAATAAGAAACTTCTCAGGGATAAAAGATGATTTTTATTCTACAATATCATTAGAAAATGTAGAAGGTTATTTGTTTTTAGATGATAGTCAACACTTTAATCTTCCTGCCCTTAAGGCAGGTTTAGATACCTTTATAGATATAACAGATAAACAAGGTGGAGTGGTAATCTTAAGCTATGATTACAAATTTGACTCTGTCAATTTTAATACCGAGGAGTTATTACTAATATTAGCTGAAAGAAAAGAAAGCATAAAAAAGCTAATACTCATTGATCATGGATGGGAGAAATTTAAAGATAGGATTGAAACCTTGAGTATCCAAGCAGACTATGTCTTATCAAAAGGGGAGTGTGCTGAGCACATAATGAAAACCGTTGCAAAGGGTGAGTATATTTATCTCAAAGGTGACTTTAACCACCACCTAAGAGGCATAATTTCCATTTTGAAAGGTGAGACCAATGAACATAAAGGAAGCAATTGA
- a CDS encoding rubredoxin: protein MAKWECTVCGYIYDPAVGEEGVAKPGTSFEELPEDYICPECGVGKDLFEEVE from the coding sequence ATGGCTAAATGGGAATGCACAGTGTGTGGCTACATTTATGATCCAGCTGTTGGTGAAGAAGGTGTTGCAAAGCCAGGAACATCCTTTGAAGAGTTACCAGAAGATTACATCTGCCCTGAGTGTGGAGTAGGAAAAGATCTTTTTGAAGAGGTAGAGTAA
- the trhA gene encoding PAQR family membrane homeostasis protein TrhA — translation MKIKIKEPVNTLTHFATCILAVFGTIYLILNSIGELSKVVTLSIYGISLISLYGASALYHGTKTTKEKEIILKKIDHVAIFFLIAGSYTPVFSFGLPPVWRTVMLTLIWVLAIVGMVLKVFYVNVPRWVSSVVYVSLGWIALVPLYHLIKAFPMPAIVLMILGGVAYTFGAVIYATKWFDFVPGKFGFHENFHIWTMIGSIVHFVFIAMYILPR, via the coding sequence ATGAAGATAAAAATTAAAGAGCCTGTAAATACTTTAACCCACTTTGCCACATGCATTTTAGCTGTTTTTGGTACCATTTACTTGATTTTAAATTCTATTGGAGAGCTGTCTAAGGTTGTGACATTATCAATCTACGGAATTAGTTTAATATCTCTTTACGGTGCCAGTGCATTATATCATGGTACAAAAACTACAAAGGAAAAGGAAATTATACTAAAAAAAATAGACCATGTGGCCATATTTTTCCTGATTGCTGGTAGTTATACCCCAGTATTCTCATTTGGTCTTCCACCAGTATGGAGAACGGTCATGCTCACTCTAATTTGGGTACTTGCCATAGTGGGTATGGTATTAAAAGTCTTTTACGTAAATGTACCTAGATGGGTATCCTCAGTTGTCTATGTGTCCTTGGGATGGATTGCCTTAGTTCCTTTATATCATCTAATTAAAGCATTTCCAATGCCAGCTATAGTTTTGATGATTCTAGGAGGGGTAGCCTACACATTTGGAGCAGTTATCTATGCAACCAAATGGTTTGATTTTGTCCCTGGTAAGTTTGGCTTCCACGAAAACTTTCACATCTGGACAATGATAGGAAGCATAGTACATTTTGTATTTATTGCAATGTATATATTGCCTAGATAA
- a CDS encoding PadR family transcriptional regulator: MSDKIIVDWDLEEQRIEAEYKQKLEELKQKKKESQLVGNILAKGVLPVLVMHVVGNSPSNGNEISNIIGEITNGKWIPSTGGIYPILKKMEKSGYMASSWDDPEKRIKKTYSITQKGIEELQTQRKLLADSVQQTVDILEGILKDIKK; encoded by the coding sequence ATGAGCGATAAAATAATTGTGGACTGGGATTTGGAAGAACAGCGCATTGAAGCTGAGTATAAACAAAAATTAGAAGAATTAAAACAAAAGAAGAAAGAAAGCCAACTGGTTGGTAATATATTGGCTAAAGGTGTCCTTCCTGTGTTAGTAATGCATGTGGTTGGAAACAGCCCTTCAAATGGCAATGAAATATCCAATATAATAGGTGAGATAACAAATGGAAAGTGGATACCAAGTACTGGTGGAATCTATCCAATACTTAAAAAAATGGAGAAAAGCGGGTATATGGCTTCAAGCTGGGATGATCCAGAAAAAAGAATTAAAAAAACCTATAGTATAACACAAAAGGGGATTGAAGAACTACAAACCCAACGCAAGCTACTGGCAGATAGTGTGCAGCAGACTGTAGATATACTTGAGGGTATTTTAAAGGACATAAAAAAATAA
- the tpx gene encoding thiol peroxidase — protein sequence MQITMKGNPIVLLGKKVEVGDPAPHFTVVGQDISEVKCHQFMGKKRLISVVPSIDTGVCEQQTRRFNEEASKIADAVILTISMDLPFAQARWCGAAGIDKIQVLSDHRDASFGNAYGVLIEGLRLLTRAIFVIDANDKVTYVEYVPEVTDHPDYEKALEALKSV from the coding sequence ATGCAAATAACAATGAAAGGCAATCCAATCGTACTTTTAGGAAAAAAAGTAGAAGTTGGTGACCCAGCACCACACTTCACTGTTGTAGGTCAAGATATAAGTGAAGTTAAATGTCATCAATTCATGGGTAAAAAAAGGCTAATAAGTGTTGTTCCTAGTATAGATACAGGTGTATGTGAACAACAAACAAGAAGATTTAACGAAGAAGCAAGTAAAATAGCTGATGCTGTTATTTTAACAATTAGTATGGATCTTCCATTTGCACAAGCACGCTGGTGTGGAGCAGCAGGTATAGATAAAATTCAAGTTTTATCAGACCATAGAGATGCAAGCTTCGGAAACGCCTACGGAGTGCTTATAGAAGGTTTACGTTTATTAACAAGAGCAATCTTCGTAATAGATGCCAATGACAAAGTTACCTATGTTGAATACGTACCAGAAGTAACGGATCATCCCGATTATGAAAAAGCATTAGAAGCTCTAAAATCAGTCTAA